A genomic segment from Frateuria edaphi encodes:
- a CDS encoding glutathione S-transferase family protein → MITIYGMRASGNCYKLQLLLDQLGRHYRWIDVDSAGGATRTPEFLAKNPNGKVPLLELEDGRRLAESDAILCYLADGTPFWPGDAWLRAQTLQWLFFEQYSHEPCIAVARFIRGWLPAGHPRQADVPALIERGKAVLGVMEKHLGGREWFVGERYGLADIALFAYTHCAGDGGFDLSAYPNILAWLDRVRAQPGHSPMQA, encoded by the coding sequence ATGATCACCATCTACGGCATGCGGGCCTCCGGCAATTGCTACAAGCTGCAATTGCTGCTCGACCAGCTTGGTCGCCACTACCGCTGGATCGATGTCGACAGTGCGGGCGGTGCGACGCGCACGCCTGAATTCCTGGCGAAGAATCCCAACGGCAAAGTGCCGTTGCTCGAGCTCGAGGACGGGCGCCGGCTGGCCGAGTCCGACGCGATCCTCTGTTATCTCGCCGATGGCACGCCGTTCTGGCCCGGGGACGCCTGGTTGCGCGCGCAGACGCTGCAATGGCTGTTTTTCGAGCAATACAGCCACGAGCCGTGCATCGCGGTGGCGCGCTTCATTCGCGGCTGGCTGCCCGCAGGGCATCCGCGCCAGGCCGACGTTCCAGCGCTGATCGAGCGCGGCAAGGCGGTGCTGGGGGTGATGGAAAAGCATCTTGGCGGGCGCGAGTGGTTCGTGGGCGAGCGCTACGGGCTTGCGGACATCGCGCTGTTTGCCTACACGCACTGTGCCGGCGACGGCGGTTTCGATCTGTCGGCGTATCCGAACATCCTGGCCTGGCTTGACCGCGTACGCGCGCAGCCGGGTCACTCACCCATGCAGGCCTGA
- a CDS encoding GNAT family N-acetyltransferase, which yields MHVPDIRIETDRLILRPPRIEDFDAYAANMSDPEAARFIGGQQPRALAWRGFLSSAGAWMIQGFSMFSVIEKASGQWVGRLGPWFPEGWPGTEVGWGLARAAWGKGYAVEGATAAIDWAFDNLGWDEVIHSIHPDNAPSQALAQRLGSTCRGPGKLPAPYEDSPTEIWGQTREQWRARQKARA from the coding sequence TTGCACGTTCCGGACATCCGCATCGAAACCGACCGCCTGATCCTGCGCCCGCCGCGCATCGAGGACTTCGATGCCTATGCGGCGAACATGTCCGACCCGGAGGCCGCCCGCTTCATCGGCGGGCAGCAGCCGCGCGCGCTGGCATGGCGTGGATTCCTGTCTTCCGCAGGCGCCTGGATGATCCAGGGCTTTTCGATGTTCTCGGTGATCGAGAAGGCCAGCGGCCAGTGGGTCGGTCGCCTCGGTCCCTGGTTCCCGGAGGGTTGGCCCGGCACCGAGGTCGGCTGGGGACTGGCCCGTGCCGCCTGGGGCAAGGGTTACGCCGTCGAAGGCGCGACCGCCGCGATCGACTGGGCATTCGACAACCTGGGCTGGGACGAAGTCATCCACTCGATCCATCCGGACAACGCTCCGTCGCAGGCACTCGCGCAGCGTCTGGGCTCGACCTGCCGGGGACCCGGCAAGCTTCCCGCCCCTTACGAGGATTCGCCCACGGAGATCTGGGGCCAGACCCGCGAACAGTGGCGGGCGCGCCAAAAGGCACGGGCATGA
- a CDS encoding acyl-CoA dehydrogenase family protein, translating into MAARLDPLDLYDVRSLLSDEERMVQDTVGRFVDEKVLPIIGDCFDQGRFPKELVPEIANLGLLGATIPEKYGCAGMNGVSYGLICQELERGDSGLRSFASVQSSLCMYPIYAYGTEEQKMHYLPKMAAGEIIGCFGLTEPHGGSDPANMKTNAKKDGGDWVINGAKMWITNGNLAHIAIVWAQTEDGIQGFIVPTDTAGFTAQEVHKKMSLRASVTSALFFDNVRVPEANRLPNVKGLKGPLGCLTQARYGITWGPIGAAQACLKEALDYTAERILFGRPLASNQAIQLKLADMGRRITMAQLLSLQLGRLKDAGTMQPTQVSLAKWNNCRMAIDIARECRDILGGAGITTEHSAIRHALNLESVITYEGTETVHQLVVGRELTGINAF; encoded by the coding sequence ATGGCCGCCCGTCTCGACCCGCTCGATCTGTACGACGTCCGCTCGCTGCTTAGCGACGAGGAGCGCATGGTGCAGGACACCGTCGGCCGCTTCGTCGACGAGAAGGTGCTGCCCATCATCGGCGACTGCTTCGACCAGGGCCGCTTTCCGAAGGAACTGGTGCCGGAGATCGCGAACCTGGGCCTGCTCGGCGCGACCATCCCGGAAAAGTACGGTTGCGCCGGTATGAACGGCGTGAGCTACGGCCTGATCTGCCAGGAGCTGGAGCGCGGCGACTCGGGCCTGCGCAGCTTCGCCTCGGTGCAGAGCTCGCTGTGCATGTATCCGATCTACGCCTACGGCACCGAAGAGCAGAAGATGCACTACCTGCCGAAGATGGCGGCGGGCGAGATCATCGGATGCTTTGGCCTGACCGAGCCGCACGGCGGCTCCGATCCGGCCAACATGAAGACCAATGCCAAGAAGGACGGCGGGGACTGGGTCATCAACGGCGCCAAGATGTGGATCACCAACGGCAACCTGGCGCACATCGCGATCGTCTGGGCGCAGACCGAGGATGGCATCCAGGGTTTCATCGTGCCGACCGACACCGCCGGTTTCACCGCGCAGGAAGTGCACAAGAAGATGAGCCTGCGCGCCTCGGTCACCTCCGCGCTGTTCTTCGACAACGTGCGCGTGCCCGAAGCCAACCGCCTGCCCAACGTGAAGGGTCTCAAGGGGCCGCTCGGCTGCCTGACCCAGGCGCGCTACGGCATCACCTGGGGTCCGATCGGCGCCGCACAGGCCTGCCTGAAGGAAGCGCTCGACTACACCGCCGAGCGCATCCTGTTCGGCCGTCCGCTGGCCTCGAACCAGGCCATCCAGCTGAAGCTCGCCGACATGGGGCGGCGCATCACCATGGCGCAGTTGCTGTCGCTGCAGCTCGGTCGCCTGAAGGACGCCGGCACCATGCAGCCGACCCAGGTCTCGCTGGCGAAATGGAACAACTGCCGCATGGCGATCGACATCGCCCGCGAGTGCCGCGACATCCTGGGCGGCGCGGGCATCACGACTGAGCATTCGGCCATCCGCCACGCGCTGAACCTCGAATCGGTGATCACCTACGAGGGCACCGAGACGGTGCACCAGCTGGTGGTCGGCCGCGAACTGACCGGCATCAACGCGTTCTGA
- a CDS encoding DMT family transporter — translation MFKGVLLGFACYAAYAISDAFVKSLHGTLPAFEAVFFGAVLGLVAIPFIRKPGDRWHEVFVANRPSLWWIRAVTGAVSNVSAVVAFTHLPMAETFALIFLMPIFVTLLSVVFLKEHVGWRRWSAVFAGFVGVLVVLRPGFRQLGVGHFAAISCGVAAAVSVVALRMAGAHEKRVSLYGAGVIGPLVAGGLLMLPSFTWPTLHQWELLAGYGLLAGLAGVLLMLATQLAPANRVAPTQYSQMLWAIGFGYWLFGDALDWPMLAGIALILGAGLFTLVREEQVTGWWRRMKLVP, via the coding sequence ATGTTCAAGGGCGTACTACTTGGCTTTGCCTGCTATGCGGCCTACGCGATCAGCGACGCCTTCGTCAAATCCCTGCACGGCACGCTGCCGGCGTTCGAGGCGGTGTTCTTCGGCGCCGTGCTGGGGCTGGTCGCGATCCCGTTCATCCGCAAGCCGGGCGACCGCTGGCACGAAGTGTTCGTCGCCAACCGCCCGTCGCTGTGGTGGATTCGCGCGGTGACCGGCGCGGTAAGCAATGTATCGGCCGTGGTCGCGTTCACCCATTTGCCGATGGCCGAGACCTTCGCGCTGATCTTCCTGATGCCGATCTTCGTGACCCTGCTGTCGGTGGTGTTCCTGAAGGAACACGTGGGCTGGCGGCGCTGGTCGGCGGTTTTCGCCGGCTTCGTCGGCGTGCTGGTGGTGCTGCGGCCTGGCTTCCGCCAGCTCGGCGTGGGGCACTTCGCGGCCATTTCCTGCGGCGTGGCGGCAGCGGTGTCCGTGGTGGCGCTGCGCATGGCAGGCGCTCACGAAAAGCGCGTCAGCCTGTACGGCGCCGGGGTAATCGGACCCCTGGTGGCCGGCGGTCTGCTGATGCTGCCCTCGTTCACCTGGCCGACCCTGCACCAGTGGGAGCTGCTGGCCGGCTACGGCTTGCTTGCGGGGCTGGCCGGCGTGCTGCTGATGCTCGCCACCCAGCTCGCCCCCGCCAACCGGGTGGCGCCGACCCAGTACAGCCAGATGCTGTGGGCGATCGGCTTCGGTTACTGGCTGTTCGGCGACGCGCTGGACTGGCCGATGCTGGCCGGCATAGCGCTGATCCTGGGCGCCGGGCTGTTCACGCTGGTGCGCGAGGAGCAGGTGACCGGCTGGTGGCGGCGGATGAAGCTGGTCCCGTGA
- a CDS encoding DUF1003 domain-containing protein, which translates to MGKHTMGTCAVCGKELPARELVPGELIRPEIAEELARLAPGWTPDRPVCRADLARARAAYVHDLLESEKGELSSLEKDVLRSLREHELVSTDIEREFDRQWSFGERLADRIATFGGSWTFLVVFAAFLLGWVAVNSLALWRHPPDPYPYIFLNLLLSCLAAVQAPVIMMSQNRQEAKDRLRSQHDYKINLKAELEIRHLHEKVDHLLSHQWERLVRIQELQVELLSDLARRR; encoded by the coding sequence GTGGGCAAGCACACGATGGGAACCTGTGCCGTCTGCGGCAAGGAACTGCCGGCGCGCGAGCTCGTTCCCGGCGAACTGATCCGTCCCGAGATCGCCGAGGAACTTGCCAGGCTGGCGCCCGGATGGACGCCGGACCGCCCGGTGTGCCGCGCGGACCTGGCCAGGGCGCGGGCCGCCTACGTGCACGACCTGCTCGAATCGGAGAAAGGCGAGCTCAGCTCGCTCGAAAAAGACGTGCTGCGCAGCCTGCGCGAGCACGAACTGGTCTCCACCGACATCGAGCGCGAATTCGATCGCCAATGGAGTTTCGGCGAGCGCCTGGCCGACCGCATTGCCACCTTCGGCGGCAGCTGGACTTTCCTGGTCGTTTTCGCGGCGTTCCTGCTGGGTTGGGTCGCGGTCAACTCGCTCGCGCTGTGGCGCCATCCGCCCGATCCGTACCCCTACATCTTCCTGAACCTGTTGCTCTCGTGCCTGGCGGCGGTGCAGGCCCCGGTGATCATGATGAGCCAGAACCGGCAAGAGGCGAAGGATCGCCTGCGCTCGCAACACGACTACAAGATCAACCTGAAGGCCGAGCTGGAGATCCGCCACCTCCACGAGAAGGTCGATCACCTGCTCTCCCACCAGTGGGAGCGGCTGGTGCGAATCCAGGAATTGCAGGTCGAGTTGCTTTCGGATCTTGCCCGGCGCCGGTAA
- a CDS encoding 5'-nucleotidase, protein MNPATPSAHDPAASTDNRLVVAISSRALFDLGDSHALFERDGLDAYRRFQIAHENELLQPGVAFPLVQKLLGLNKLAGDVPPVEVILLSRNSGDTGLRIFNAIQHHGLEISRAAFTSGAPTSDYIAPFKADLFLSANAEDVGRALAAGVAAATILPSTAPPRASEQLRIAFDGDAVIFGDEGERVSREEGLEAFHRRETEQAGEPLSVGPFRGFLTALHRLQTAFPAEDSPIRTALVTARSAPAHKRVILTLRRWGVRIDEALFLGGRDKGPFLDAFGADIFFDDSPANVESARRHVATGHVPHGVSNR, encoded by the coding sequence ATGAATCCCGCGACTCCCAGCGCCCACGATCCTGCTGCCAGCACCGACAACCGCCTGGTCGTGGCGATCTCCTCGCGTGCGCTGTTCGACCTGGGCGACAGCCACGCGCTGTTCGAGCGCGACGGCCTGGACGCCTACCGCCGCTTCCAGATCGCGCACGAGAACGAACTCCTGCAGCCGGGCGTCGCTTTTCCGCTGGTGCAGAAGCTGCTTGGCCTCAACAAGCTGGCGGGCGACGTGCCGCCGGTGGAGGTGATCCTGCTGTCGCGCAATTCGGGCGACACCGGGTTGCGCATCTTCAACGCGATCCAGCACCACGGCCTGGAGATCAGCCGCGCCGCCTTCACCAGCGGGGCGCCGACCTCCGACTACATCGCTCCGTTCAAGGCCGACCTGTTCCTCTCGGCCAATGCCGAGGACGTCGGCCGTGCGCTGGCCGCCGGCGTGGCCGCCGCCACCATCCTGCCCAGCACTGCGCCGCCGCGCGCGAGCGAGCAGCTGCGCATCGCCTTCGACGGCGATGCGGTGATCTTCGGCGACGAGGGTGAGCGCGTGTCGCGCGAGGAAGGTCTGGAAGCCTTCCACCGCCGCGAGACCGAGCAGGCCGGCGAACCGCTGTCGGTCGGCCCGTTCCGCGGTTTCCTCACCGCGCTGCACCGGCTGCAGACGGCCTTTCCGGCGGAGGACTCGCCGATCCGCACCGCGCTGGTCACCGCGCGCTCCGCGCCGGCGCACAAGCGGGTGATCCTTACCCTTCGCCGATGGGGCGTGCGTATCGACGAGGCCCTGTTCCTGGGTGGCCGGGACAAGGGGCCGTTCCTGGATGCCTTCGGTGCCGACATCTTCTTCGACGATTCGCCTGCCAACGTGGAGTCCGCTCGCCGGCACGTCGCCACCGGCCACGTGCCGCACGGGGTCAGCAACCGCTGA
- a CDS encoding NAD kinase: MRLAFVASDTPVAQQARRKLSERYGDLPPLEADVIVALGGDGFMLRTLHAHRALDLPVYGMKLGRVGFLMNKHQLDDLPGRIERAHAAVLYPLQMRTVDGAGNEQFALAFNEVSLLRQTNQAAHVEVKLNDTVKLAALVCDGIMVATPAGSTAYNLSAHGPILPLDANVLALTPISPFRPRRWRGAILPHRTLVTLRVLEPGKRPVSATADFLEVRDVRSVKICQAQECGVKLLFDPEHNLEQRILDEQFAAE; the protein is encoded by the coding sequence ATGCGCCTCGCCTTCGTCGCCAGCGACACCCCGGTCGCCCAACAGGCCCGCCGCAAGCTGTCCGAGCGCTATGGCGACCTGCCGCCGCTGGAGGCGGACGTCATCGTGGCGCTGGGCGGCGACGGCTTCATGCTGCGCACCCTTCACGCGCATCGCGCGCTGGACCTGCCGGTCTACGGCATGAAGCTCGGCCGTGTCGGCTTCCTGATGAACAAGCATCAGCTCGACGACCTGCCCGGGCGCATCGAGCGCGCCCACGCCGCCGTGCTGTACCCGCTGCAGATGCGCACCGTCGACGGCGCGGGCAACGAGCAGTTCGCGCTCGCGTTCAACGAGGTGTCGCTGCTGCGCCAGACCAACCAGGCCGCGCACGTGGAAGTGAAGCTCAACGATACGGTCAAGCTCGCGGCGCTGGTCTGCGACGGCATCATGGTCGCCACGCCGGCCGGGTCCACCGCGTACAACCTCTCCGCCCACGGTCCGATCCTGCCACTGGACGCCAACGTGCTGGCACTCACCCCGATCAGCCCGTTCCGCCCGCGCCGCTGGCGTGGTGCGATCTTGCCGCACCGTACCCTCGTGACCCTGCGCGTGCTCGAACCGGGCAAGCGGCCGGTCAGCGCCACCGCCGACTTCCTGGAGGTGCGCGACGTGCGCTCGGTGAAGATCTGCCAGGCCCAGGAGTGCGGGGTGAAGCTCCTGTTCGATCCAGAGCACAATCTGGAGCAGCGGATCCTGGACGAGCAGTTCGCCGCGGAATGA
- a CDS encoding NAD-glutamate dehydrogenase: MNAIRATSDSTVPPAVFEELKKSGFATGRLDEAQFFIGAFFARMAHSDVDLHTPGEWAGLIGGLLDFIQQREPGRAKVRVFNPERGHAGRSVIEVVTDDMPFLVDTVSMVASDDLQIHAVIHPVVGATRDATGQLQQLGGDGGKPESVMHFEVDRVADEAAQAALKARVEAALEDVRVAVDDWATMRDKALAIAAELPERKLPLGESAVGEASSFLHWLADDNFTFLGYREYEVTEADGEEVLRAINDSGLGILRGSERSMAPRSLRSLAASSLPQSGSTDAIILTKTNARSHVHRPGYMDYVGVLKFDANGKPIAEQRFLGLFSSNAYMARPQDVPLVRQKVEAVMCRSGLKRDSYSGKSLRHILETLPRDELFQSSEDELSGIASGILELRQRARTRLFVRRDRYGRFYTCLVYVPRERFNTTVRERIENLLRDALHGEHVDSAVLMGEAALARLHVVVRPKIGDRATYDSAALEQAVAAIVRNWHDDVRDALVQARGDHEGVVLANRYVKALPVGYVDEVSAEVAAEDVYELSQLEGDDAVRMSFYHPPQRPDELRFKVYRSGSDIALSEVLPQLENLGLRVLTEHVYDVRTGGTPLFIQDFEVQPVGHLTFSVEQVGTLFEDAFEQIWRGNAENDGFNRLVLGAKLNWRQVAMLRGYCKYLLQTGVSFSQAYMEDALNRYPAIAGVLVELFNAKFDPRRESLSADELKTAGGLLDAEMRVLIPGNVQAAQPSLVDNLVGMLSRPRAEQVATLEDAVATLLENVSSLDDDRILRSFLNVIRATLRTSFFQQWDGAFRPYISFKFDSHKVPELPKPVPYREIFVSAARVEGIHLRFGAVARGGLRWSDRREDFRTEVLGLVKAQMVKNTVIVPVGSKGGFFVKRPPVGGDRDAQQAEGIACYKMFINGLLDITDNLVEGKVVPPHEVVRHDQDDPYLVVAADKGTATFSDIANAISIEHEFWLGDAFASGGSNGYDHKGMGITAKGAWESVKRHFRALGRDSQTQDFTCVGIGDMSGDVFGNGMMLSEHIRLLAAFDHRHIFLDPNPDAAKSFAERQRMFKIPRSSWEDYDKSLISEGGGIYPRSAKSIPVSPQVRQALGLKDDVTQLNPNELMSAILKAPVDLLWNGGIGTYVKSSQETNADVGDRANNALRINGGELRCKVVGEGGNLGFTQKGRIEAAQHGVLLNTDFIDNSAGVDTSDHEVNIKILLNDAVRRGELTEEGRNKQLAAMTDEVGQLVLWDNYRQNQAITLMEHQSVKRLGSMAHFIRELEAEGLLDRQVENLPSDAELSERKARHQGLTRPELSVLLSYDKIKLFQQLLESDVPEDPYLSKELVRYFPEPLHEKYAANMQRHRLKREIIATAVTNSTINRMGATFMMRMQEDTGQGPASIAKAYTAAREILDARELWAEIEALDGKVAEDTQIDAIMQIWSQLRHMTRWLLNRPGASLDIAANVERYQAGVTALRQGLPEVLTETGKADFELSCEKWEGLGVPAELAVRLARMPVLRAVLDMVEVARQSNQPVPAVAKVFYELGETLDLEWLRGQIEALPVEGHWHAQARGSLLDELNHQHRALAQQVLALAGDRKDVSPVQAWLQRDDATLNYTRSMLAEILTQNADYPIASVAVRRLAQLAQVPVG, encoded by the coding sequence ATGAATGCCATTCGCGCGACCAGCGACAGCACGGTTCCCCCGGCTGTCTTCGAGGAACTGAAGAAAAGCGGCTTTGCGACCGGGCGCCTTGATGAGGCGCAATTTTTTATCGGCGCCTTCTTCGCGCGGATGGCGCACAGCGACGTGGACCTGCACACCCCGGGCGAATGGGCCGGCCTGATCGGCGGGCTCCTCGATTTCATCCAGCAGCGTGAACCGGGCCGCGCCAAGGTGCGCGTGTTCAACCCCGAGCGCGGCCATGCCGGGCGCAGCGTGATCGAGGTCGTCACCGACGACATGCCGTTCCTGGTCGACACGGTCAGCATGGTTGCTTCGGACGACCTGCAGATCCATGCGGTGATCCACCCGGTGGTCGGTGCCACGCGCGACGCCACGGGGCAGCTGCAACAGCTGGGCGGCGACGGCGGCAAGCCGGAATCGGTGATGCATTTCGAGGTCGACCGGGTGGCCGACGAAGCGGCGCAGGCCGCGCTCAAGGCGCGCGTCGAGGCAGCGCTGGAAGACGTGCGCGTTGCCGTGGACGACTGGGCGACCATGCGCGACAAGGCGCTGGCGATCGCCGCCGAGCTGCCGGAGCGCAAGCTGCCGCTGGGCGAGAGCGCGGTGGGCGAGGCTTCGTCGTTCCTGCACTGGCTGGCCGACGACAACTTCACCTTCCTGGGCTATCGCGAATACGAGGTGACCGAGGCCGACGGCGAGGAAGTGCTGCGCGCCATCAACGATTCGGGCCTGGGCATCCTGCGCGGCAGCGAACGCTCGATGGCGCCGCGCTCGCTGCGCAGCCTGGCCGCCTCGTCGCTGCCGCAGTCCGGTTCGACGGACGCGATCATCCTGACCAAGACCAACGCCCGCTCGCACGTGCACCGGCCTGGCTACATGGATTACGTGGGCGTGCTCAAGTTCGACGCGAACGGCAAGCCGATCGCCGAGCAGCGCTTCCTGGGCCTGTTCTCCTCCAACGCCTACATGGCCCGTCCGCAGGACGTGCCGCTGGTGCGCCAGAAGGTCGAGGCGGTGATGTGCCGCTCGGGTCTCAAGCGCGACTCCTACTCGGGCAAGTCGCTGCGCCACATCCTGGAGACGCTGCCGCGCGACGAGCTGTTCCAGAGCAGCGAGGACGAACTGTCCGGCATTGCCAGCGGCATCCTGGAACTGCGCCAGCGCGCCCGCACGCGCCTGTTCGTGCGCCGCGATCGCTACGGCCGTTTCTACACCTGCCTGGTCTACGTGCCGCGCGAGCGCTTCAACACCACGGTGCGCGAGCGCATCGAGAACCTGCTGCGCGATGCGCTGCACGGCGAGCACGTCGACTCGGCCGTATTGATGGGCGAGGCGGCGCTGGCCCGCCTGCACGTCGTGGTGCGCCCGAAGATCGGCGACCGCGCGACTTACGACAGCGCCGCGCTGGAGCAGGCGGTGGCCGCCATCGTGCGCAACTGGCACGACGACGTGCGCGACGCGCTGGTCCAGGCCCGCGGTGACCACGAGGGCGTGGTGCTGGCCAACCGCTACGTCAAGGCGCTGCCGGTCGGCTACGTCGACGAGGTGAGCGCGGAAGTGGCGGCCGAGGACGTCTACGAGCTTTCGCAGCTCGAAGGCGACGACGCGGTGCGCATGTCCTTCTACCATCCGCCGCAGCGTCCGGACGAACTGCGCTTCAAGGTCTACCGTTCCGGCAGCGACATCGCGCTGTCGGAGGTGTTGCCGCAGCTTGAAAACCTCGGCCTGCGCGTGCTCACCGAGCACGTCTACGACGTGCGCACCGGCGGCACGCCGCTGTTCATCCAGGACTTCGAGGTGCAGCCGGTCGGCCACCTCACCTTCAGCGTCGAACAGGTCGGCACGCTGTTCGAGGACGCCTTCGAGCAGATCTGGCGCGGCAACGCGGAAAACGACGGCTTCAACCGCCTGGTGCTCGGCGCCAAGCTCAACTGGCGCCAGGTCGCCATGCTGCGCGGCTACTGCAAATACCTCCTGCAGACCGGCGTGTCGTTCTCGCAGGCCTACATGGAAGATGCGCTCAACCGCTACCCGGCCATCGCCGGCGTGCTGGTGGAGCTGTTCAACGCGAAGTTCGACCCGCGTCGCGAAAGCCTTTCGGCCGACGAACTCAAGACCGCCGGCGGCTTGCTCGACGCGGAGATGCGTGTGCTGATCCCGGGCAACGTGCAGGCTGCGCAGCCGTCCCTGGTCGACAACCTGGTCGGCATGCTGTCGCGTCCGCGCGCCGAGCAGGTGGCGACCCTCGAGGATGCCGTCGCGACGCTGCTGGAGAACGTCTCCAGCCTCGACGACGATCGCATCCTGCGCAGCTTCCTGAACGTGATCCGCGCCACCCTGCGCACCAGCTTCTTCCAGCAGTGGGATGGCGCGTTCCGGCCGTACATCAGCTTCAAGTTCGATTCGCACAAGGTGCCCGAGCTGCCCAAGCCGGTGCCCTACCGCGAGATCTTCGTTTCGGCCGCGCGCGTGGAAGGCATCCACCTGCGCTTCGGCGCGGTCGCCCGTGGCGGCCTGCGCTGGTCCGACCGCCGCGAAGACTTCCGCACCGAGGTGCTGGGCCTGGTCAAGGCGCAGATGGTGAAGAACACCGTCATTGTGCCGGTCGGTTCCAAGGGCGGCTTCTTCGTCAAGCGCCCGCCGGTCGGCGGCGACCGCGACGCGCAGCAGGCCGAGGGCATCGCCTGCTACAAGATGTTCATCAACGGACTGCTCGACATCACCGACAACCTGGTCGAGGGCAAGGTCGTGCCGCCGCACGAGGTGGTTCGCCACGACCAGGACGATCCGTACCTGGTGGTCGCGGCCGACAAGGGCACCGCGACGTTCTCCGACATCGCCAACGCCATCTCCATCGAGCACGAGTTCTGGCTCGGCGACGCGTTCGCCTCCGGCGGTTCGAACGGCTACGACCACAAGGGCATGGGCATCACCGCCAAGGGCGCGTGGGAATCGGTCAAGCGCCACTTCCGCGCGCTCGGCCGCGATTCGCAGACGCAGGACTTCACCTGCGTGGGCATCGGCGACATGTCCGGCGACGTGTTCGGCAACGGCATGATGCTGTCCGAGCACATCCGCCTGCTGGCCGCGTTCGACCATCGCCACATCTTCCTGGACCCGAACCCGGATGCGGCGAAGTCCTTCGCCGAGCGCCAGCGCATGTTCAAGATCCCGCGCTCGAGCTGGGAGGACTACGACAAGTCGCTGATCTCCGAGGGTGGCGGCATTTATCCGCGCAGCGCCAAGTCGATCCCGGTCTCGCCGCAGGTGCGCCAGGCGCTGGGCCTGAAGGATGACGTGACCCAGCTCAACCCGAACGAGCTGATGAGCGCGATCCTCAAGGCGCCGGTCGACCTGCTGTGGAACGGCGGCATCGGCACCTACGTGAAGTCCTCGCAGGAAACCAACGCCGACGTGGGCGACCGCGCCAACAACGCGCTGCGCATCAACGGTGGCGAGCTGCGCTGCAAGGTGGTCGGCGAGGGCGGCAACCTGGGCTTCACCCAGAAGGGCCGCATCGAGGCGGCGCAGCACGGCGTGCTGCTCAACACGGACTTCATCGACAACTCCGCCGGCGTGGACACCTCCGACCACGAGGTGAACATCAAGATCCTGCTCAACGACGCCGTGCGCCGCGGCGAGCTGACCGAGGAGGGCCGCAACAAGCAGCTCGCCGCGATGACCGACGAGGTCGGCCAGCTGGTGCTTTGGGACAACTACCGCCAGAACCAGGCGATCACGCTGATGGAACACCAGTCGGTCAAGCGGCTGGGCTCGATGGCGCATTTCATCCGTGAACTGGAAGCCGAAGGCCTGCTCGACCGCCAGGTCGAGAACCTGCCGTCCGATGCCGAGCTGTCCGAGCGCAAGGCGCGCCACCAGGGCCTGACCCGGCCGGAGCTGTCGGTGCTGCTCTCCTACGACAAGATCAAGCTGTTCCAGCAGTTGCTCGAGTCGGACGTGCCCGAAGACCCGTACCTGTCCAAGGAGCTGGTGCGCTACTTCCCCGAGCCGCTGCACGAGAAGTACGCGGCCAACATGCAGCGCCATCGCCTGAAGCGCGAGATCATCGCCACCGCGGTGACCAACTCGACGATCAACCGCATGGGCGCCACCTTCATGATGCGCATGCAGGAGGACACCGGGCAGGGCCCGGCGTCGATCGCCAAGGCCTATACCGCGGCGCGCGAGATCCTGGATGCCCGCGAGCTGTGGGCCGAGATCGAGGCGCTCGACGGCAAGGTGGCCGAGGACACGCAGATCGACGCGATCATGCAGATCTGGTCACAGCTGCGGCACATGACCCGCTGGCTGCTCAACCGTCCTGGCGCCAGCCTGGACATCGCCGCCAACGTCGAGCGCTACCAGGCCGGCGTCACCGCCCTGCGCCAGGGCCTGCCCGAGGTGCTGACCGAGACCGGAAAGGCCGATTTCGAACTCAGTTGCGAGAAGTGGGAAGGCCTGGGCGTGCCGGCCGAGCTGGCGGTGCGCCTTGCCCGCATGCCGGTGCTGCGCGCGGTGCTGGACATGGTCGAAGTGGCGCGCCAGAGCAACCAGCCGGTTCCCGCGGTCGCGAAGGTGTTCTACGAACTGGGCGAGACGCTGGACCTGGAATGGCTGCGCGGCCAGATCGAGGCGCTGCCGGTGGAAGGCCACTGGCATGCGCAAGCGCGCGGTTCGCTGCTGGACGAGCTCAACCACCAGCATCGCGCGCTGGCCCAGCAGGTGCTCGCACTGGCAGGCGACCGCAAGGACGTCTCGCCGGTGCAGGCATGGCTGCAGCGTGACGATGCCACGCTCAACTACACCCGCAGCATGCTCGCCGAAATCCTGACCCAGAACGCGGACTACCCGATCGCCTCGGTCGCCGTCCGCCGCCTGGCGCAGCTGGCGCAGGTGCCGGTGGGTTGA